From the Deinococcus radiophilus genome, one window contains:
- a CDS encoding DNA-3-methyladenine glycosylase, whose product MTRLTPTFFERDPVVVARELLGATLVHTDRYGERMTGRIVETEAYDCPRDPACTAGRFHAARSAEMSIAPGQWLFWTAHGHPLLQVSCREEGISASVLIRALEPLDGIDQMLLHRPVVRERDLTNGPAKLVYALGIQPEVVAHTSVDQPMLHLLWEGTLPDQVQTTARIGIREGRNLPWRFVLKGSPWVSPATPSMELEQAKG is encoded by the coding sequence ATGACTCGACTCACGCCAACCTTCTTTGAGCGTGATCCGGTCGTGGTCGCCCGTGAGTTGCTGGGAGCCACCTTGGTTCATACCGACCGCTACGGTGAACGGATGACCGGACGCATCGTAGAAACCGAAGCCTACGACTGCCCGCGTGACCCGGCCTGCACCGCCGGGCGCTTCCACGCAGCCCGCAGCGCCGAGATGAGTATTGCGCCAGGGCAATGGCTGTTCTGGACTGCCCACGGCCACCCACTATTACAAGTCAGCTGCCGTGAAGAAGGCATCAGTGCCAGCGTGCTGATCCGCGCTCTGGAACCATTAGACGGTATAGACCAGATGCTGCTGCACCGCCCAGTCGTACGGGAACGTGACCTGACCAACGGTCCAGCCAAGTTGGTCTACGCCCTGGGCATTCAGCCCGAAGTGGTGGCCCACACATCGGTAGATCAGCCCATGCTGCATCTGCTTTGGGAGGGCACATTGCCGGATCAGGTGCAGACGACGGCCCGCATCGGTATCCGGGAGGGGCGCAATCTGCCCTGGCGCTTTGTGTTGAAGGGCAGCCCCTGGGTGTCCCCGGCCACGCCGAGCATGGAACTGGAACAAGCAAAAGGCTAA
- a CDS encoding YgjV family protein: MFGIPASEWVGYAASVFVGTSLLMSDMSRLRIINLIGCILFAIYGLWIGAYPVAIMNIFGAGVNVWHLLRLARERRVNAQAR; the protein is encoded by the coding sequence ATGTTTGGAATTCCCGCTTCGGAATGGGTTGGGTATGCTGCCTCGGTGTTTGTAGGGACGTCTCTGCTGATGAGCGATATGTCCCGCCTCCGGATTATCAACCTGATCGGCTGTATCCTGTTCGCCATCTATGGTCTGTGGATCGGAGCGTATCCGGTGGCCATCATGAATATCTTTGGAGCTGGAGTGAACGTCTGGCATCTGCTGCGGTTGGCGCGAGAGCGGCGAGTCAACGCCCAAGCCAGATGA
- a CDS encoding organic hydroperoxide resistance protein yields the protein MSNNYETTVKTQGARGGTVSSDDGRLNLNLSVPKAIGGDDGPGTNPEQLFAAGYGACFQGALGLVARQQGLKLPEDTTVTATVGMAKDDVSFSLNAKLVGHFPGMDHAQAQALMEQTLEVCPYSRATKGNMVTTVSVE from the coding sequence ATGAGCAACAACTACGAAACTACGGTAAAAACCCAGGGCGCCCGTGGCGGCACCGTGAGCAGCGACGACGGACGCCTGAATCTGAACCTGAGCGTGCCCAAAGCAATAGGTGGCGATGATGGCCCTGGCACCAATCCTGAGCAGCTGTTTGCTGCGGGCTACGGGGCCTGCTTTCAAGGCGCGCTGGGTCTGGTGGCCCGCCAGCAAGGCCTGAAGCTGCCTGAAGACACCACGGTGACGGCTACCGTGGGCATGGCGAAGGACGATGTGTCCTTTAGCCTCAACGCAAAACTGGTCGGTCACTTTCCAGGCATGGATCACGCACAGGCACAGGCCCTGATGGAACAGACGCTGGAAGTTTGCCCCTACTCCCGCGCCACCAAGGGGAACATGGTCACAACCGTGAGCGTGGAGTAA
- a CDS encoding Ohr family peroxiredoxin — protein MQKLYTATATAYGAAGEKVSTDDGRLDLPLSLPTELGGEGSDGTNPEQLLAAGYSTCFQAAMGIVSKRLEVSLSPNTEVQTQLELHENGDAYDFKITITVKNSDLKGEQLQRLLDETLKVCPITRATQNAEIQVSGA, from the coding sequence ATGCAAAAATTGTATACAGCTACGGCAACCGCTTACGGGGCAGCTGGCGAAAAGGTTTCTACTGATGATGGACGCCTGGACCTGCCGCTCAGCCTTCCCACTGAACTGGGCGGCGAAGGCAGCGACGGAACCAACCCTGAGCAGTTGCTGGCAGCGGGCTATTCCACTTGTTTTCAAGCAGCGATGGGCATCGTCAGCAAGCGGCTGGAAGTGAGCTTGTCACCCAATACCGAGGTGCAGACCCAGCTGGAACTCCATGAAAACGGGGATGCCTACGATTTCAAAATCACGATCACGGTCAAAAACAGCGACCTGAAAGGTGAGCAACTACAGCGTTTATTGGACGAAACCCTGAAGGTCTGCCCCATTACACGGGCCACCCAGAACGCTGAAATTCAGGTGTCTGGAGCTTAA